From the genome of Bacteroidota bacterium:
GACCGGGCACAAATGTTTTCATTCAAAAATGGAATGCAAACATTGCCGGATGCAATCGCTAAGGCATTGGGAAATGATATCCAAACTTCATCAAATGTTGAAGGGCTGGAGTACGACGAAAAAGGGAAACGATATGTTCTTCGTTATTCTACAAAAGGATCAGTGCACACACATCATACAGATAGCATTGTCTTTGCCGTTCCGGCCTCAGTTGCAGCCCGATTGATCGAACCATTTGATGATACGTTGTCCAAAAGTATTGACAATATTGTTTATCCTCCAGTAACAGAAGTATTTGTTGGCTACAAGTCAAAACAAGTACACCGTCAATTAGACGGTTTCGGATTTTTGATTCCCGCAAAAGAACAACGGCAAATTCTTGGGGTCATCTGGTCTTCCACATTATTTGAAGGAAGAGCTCCCGAAGGATCAGTTGCTCTAACAGTTTTTGTGGGAGGATCACGGCAGCCGGAGTATGCTCTTCGGAATGATGCCGAACTTTTGCAAACTGTAAGTACCGAATTGAAGGAATTGATGCAAGTGGATGGCGAACCTGTTTTTACGCACATTACCCGGTGGGAGAAAGCAATTCCGCAATACCATATAGGGCATCTCAACATTGTGGAGCAAATGAAACAATTTGAAGAACGTCACCCCGGAATTTTCCTTTCCGGTAATTATCGTGATGGGATTAGCGTAGGTGATTGTGTGATACAATCCGGGAAAATAAGTCAACGAGTTAATGAATATCTTGCTTCACGAACAACATTATGAGGCTGCCATGGCTGATACAAAAATAACAATTGAATCGAACCAACGTCTTCGCAGAATGAGAATGACTCCTGCGTTTCGCAGTATGGTGCGGGAAACGGAGTTAGCACCGAACGATTTTATTTATCCATTGTTCGTCGTTCCGGGAAAGAATATCAAACGAGAAATATCATCAATGCCTGGTGTGTATCAACAATCCATCGATGAGCTAGTTAACGATAGTATTGAAACGTATAAATTAGGAATTCCCGCAGTGATTCTTTTCGGCATACCGGATCATAAGGACGAGGTTGGCAGCGGAGCATACGACGAAAACGGAATTATTCAACAGGCAGTCCGGGCTTTAAAGAAAGAAGTTCCCGAACTTGTCGTTATCACCGACGTATGTCTCTGCGAATATACTTCGCACGGGCATTGTGGTATTGTTCATGGTGACGAGATTGTCAACGATGCATCAGTGGAACTGTTAACGAGAGAAGCATTGACCCATGCACAGGCGGGCGCAGATATGATTGCTCCGTCCGATATGTTCGACGGTCGTGTCGGTGCAATTCGCAAAATATTGGATGACAATAATTTTAAGAATACTCCGATTATGTCTTACGCTGCAAAATACGCGTCAGGATATTATGGACCGTTCCGAGAGGCGGCTGAAAGCACACCGAAGTTTGGTGACCGCCGTTCGCATCAAATGGATCCGGCAAATTCTAACGAAGCGCTCCGTGAAGTGGAGCAGGATATTCGTGAAGGGGCTGACATTATTATGGTGAAGCCCGCTCTTGCGTATATGGATATCATCCGCAGAGTAAAGGATACATTCAATATTCCTACCGCAGCGTATAATGTCAGCGGCGAATATTCAATGATTAAAGCGGCCGCGCGAAATGGCTGGATTGATGAAGAGCGAGTAATGATGGAAACACTCATCGGTATGAGGCGTGCGGGAGCCGACCTTATCTTAACGTATTTTGCAAAAGATGCCGCAAAAGTATTGGCGAGGAAATAAATCCATGAACACAAAAAAATCCGATACATTATTTGAAAGAGCACAACAATTCATTCCGGGAGGAGTCAATTCACCCGTGCGGGCGTTTAAATCTGTCGGCAGGAATCCTGTCTTCATAAAAAAAGCACTCGGTTCAAAAATGTGGGATGAAGATGGAAATGAATATATCGATTTTGTCGGATCATGGGGTCCGATGATACTCGGACATGCACATCCGCTCATTATTGAAGCGATTCAAAAAACCGCAATTGATGGAACAAGTTTTGGAGCAGCAACGGAACGTGAAGTGGAAATGGCCGAACTAATCCATTCCATAATGCCTGCAGTGGAAATGGTTCGAATGGTGAATTCAGGTACGGAAGCTACAATGAGTGCTATCCGTTTGGCTCGCGCATTTACCAAACGAAACAAGATCATAAAATTTGACGGATGTTATCACGGTCATGCCGATTCATTTTTAATTAAAGCGGGATCAGGTGCGGCAACATTCGGTGTTCCGGATAGTCCCGGTGTTACATCATCGGTAGCTAGTCAAACGCTTGTTGCAGATTTTAATAATATCCAATCGGTTCAAGCGCTTGTCGATGCTCATAGAGGAGATGTTGCGGCAATCATTGTCGAGCCGGTTGTTGGAAATATGGGATGTATTCCACCACAAGGAAATTTTTTGACTGAACTTCGCACCTTATGTACTCGAGAAAATATTCTTTTAATCTTCGATGAAGTGATGACAGGTTTTCGTGTAGCACTTGGAGGAGCTCAACAATTATATAATATTACACCTGATCTTACCACACTCGGAAAGATCATCGGTGGCGGCCTGCCAGTGGGAGCGTATGGAGGAAAGAAAGAAATCATGCAGCAGATTGCACCTTCAGGTCCGGTGTATCAGGCGGGAACCTTGTCGGGGAATCCATTGGCGATGGCTGCAGGTATGACGCTATTGAACATCTTAAAAAATGACAGTTCGATATACACGCAATTGGAGCAAAAAGGATCAACATTAGAGAAACAGATTCTGCGTATCGCGAAAGATAAAAATCTTCCCCTTACGGTGAACAGAGTCGGATCAATGTTTACCCTATTCTTTACCAAAAACGAAGTGCATAATGCGAATGATGCACGGAGTTGTAATACAGTGAAGTTCGGTGAATATTTTCGGCTCATGTTGGAACAAGGAATCTATCTGCCGCCGTCTCAATTTGAAGCAGCTTTTATTTCGGCATCGCATTCGGAGGAGGATATTGAACGAACAATCCAATCGATACAGAAATGCCTCATGACGATATAGTTGACACATAAATCAGTTGCAGTGCTTAACAAAAAAATACGGCTAAGATGTTGGTATTTTCTTTATAAGTAAAAACGTAGTTGTGGGACTGGAACGAGGCACACACTGAAGATTATTTTAACAGTAAACTTTTTTTCATTTCGGCAAAACCTCCGGATTGCAATCGATAAAAATATACCCCGCTAGAAACATTGTTTGCATTCCATTGAAGTTCTTTCCACCCGGCAGATTGTTCATTATCCATTAACATTGCAATCTCACGCCCAAGAATGTCGTGAATGGTCAGTTTCACATGAGCAGAATAGGGTACCGCATATCGAATGGTTGTGATGGGATTAAACGGATTGGGATAATTTTGTTCCAATTGAAAATTTTCCGGAAGAATAACTGAGGCGCCATTGTGCACACTCAATCCAATATCGTCGATATCATCCTTATATGTAAAAATCAGTTGTGGTCGAACGGCACTCGATGAATTTTCTTTTGAATAAAAAACTTTCGTTCCATTCTGTGCTATAGGATCTGGCTCCTTCAATAATATTCCGAAATTTTCAGCAGGATTTGTTTTCCAATAATGAACATAGTCTGTAATATCCCACGCAAACTCGCTTTGAGTATTGCTGTTGACGGTAACCACAGATGAATATGAAGGAGTAATATCTCCTCCGGCAGTATTCCAGGTAAGTACATTATATTTTGCGCTGTTCCATGTAACCATTTCTGGATCGGCAAGGCTCCCGTCAATTCCGCTTTTTGTTCCTTCATTCCACGGTGTCAATACGCGATAGGAAGCCAATTGTTTTTCAATGGAACCGTTTCGATTATCAGCGAGCGTAAGAAGTAATTCTGCTTTTACCAGACTGCTATCGACAATCTTAATTCCGGTAAGATCAAATCGGATTAACGCCGATTTATCATCATTATTACTACTACCTCCGAAACGACAAGCCTCAAACAGGTCATTGCCTCCCATGTTGTTATTGGGCATGTATTCGGCAATATGTGTGTCA
Proteins encoded in this window:
- the hemG gene encoding protoporphyrinogen oxidase; this encodes MTSSQITIIGGGISGLTTAWWLRKQSYSIKVLERDATVGGTMKTIRNNGWLIETGPNSALETSLLFKTLFADLGLSDQLVYANPVGNNRYILRNGMLHPLPMSPVKFLRTNLWSLSGKIRLLKEPFVGRAKKEESIAEFVERRLGKELLDYAINPFVAGIFAGAPEQLSVRAAFPKLYALEEKYGGLIRGQIGGARERKKRGEVAKDRAQMFSFKNGMQTLPDAIAKALGNDIQTSSNVEGLEYDEKGKRYVLRYSTKGSVHTHHTDSIVFAVPASVAARLIEPFDDTLSKSIDNIVYPPVTEVFVGYKSKQVHRQLDGFGFLIPAKEQRQILGVIWSSTLFEGRAPEGSVALTVFVGGSRQPEYALRNDAELLQTVSTELKELMQVDGEPVFTHITRWEKAIPQYHIGHLNIVEQMKQFEERHPGIFLSGNYRDGISVGDCVIQSGKISQRVNEYLASRTTL
- the hemB gene encoding porphobilinogen synthase, translating into MADTKITIESNQRLRRMRMTPAFRSMVRETELAPNDFIYPLFVVPGKNIKREISSMPGVYQQSIDELVNDSIETYKLGIPAVILFGIPDHKDEVGSGAYDENGIIQQAVRALKKEVPELVVITDVCLCEYTSHGHCGIVHGDEIVNDASVELLTREALTHAQAGADMIAPSDMFDGRVGAIRKILDDNNFKNTPIMSYAAKYASGYYGPFREAAESTPKFGDRRSHQMDPANSNEALREVEQDIREGADIIMVKPALAYMDIIRRVKDTFNIPTAAYNVSGEYSMIKAAARNGWIDEERVMMETLIGMRRAGADLILTYFAKDAAKVLARK
- the hemL gene encoding glutamate-1-semialdehyde 2,1-aminomutase, which produces MNTKKSDTLFERAQQFIPGGVNSPVRAFKSVGRNPVFIKKALGSKMWDEDGNEYIDFVGSWGPMILGHAHPLIIEAIQKTAIDGTSFGAATEREVEMAELIHSIMPAVEMVRMVNSGTEATMSAIRLARAFTKRNKIIKFDGCYHGHADSFLIKAGSGAATFGVPDSPGVTSSVASQTLVADFNNIQSVQALVDAHRGDVAAIIVEPVVGNMGCIPPQGNFLTELRTLCTRENILLIFDEVMTGFRVALGGAQQLYNITPDLTTLGKIIGGGLPVGAYGGKKEIMQQIAPSGPVYQAGTLSGNPLAMAAGMTLLNILKNDSSIYTQLEQKGSTLEKQILRIAKDKNLPLTVNRVGSMFTLFFTKNEVHNANDARSCNTVKFGEYFRLMLEQGIYLPPSQFEAAFISASHSEEDIERTIQSIQKCLMTI